A region of the Zootoca vivipara chromosome 3, rZooViv1.1, whole genome shotgun sequence genome:
gtgagagctggaccataaagaaggctgatcgtcgaagaattgacgcttttgaattatggtgctggaggagactcttgagagtcccatggactgctagaagatcaaacctatccattcttaaggaaatcagccctgagtgctccctggaaggacagatcgtgaagctgaggctccaatactttggccacctcatgagaagagaagaatccttggaaaagaccctgatgttgggaaagattgagggcactaggagaaggggacgacagaggacaagatggttggacagtgttctcgaaactacgaacatgagtttgaccaaactgcgggaggcagtgcaagacaggagtgcctggcgtgctatggtccatggggtcacgaagagtcggacacgactaaacgactaaacaacaacaacatgtagctTATTTAGTAACTGATGGCAAATCCAAATGATTTCATATTGTGCTGTTCTTGATTATGAATTTTTGAttggccattttttaaaactgctgtATTGCCTCTTTTGCAaaagtttatttaatatttttctctatatctctttatttttctttatatacCTGCGATCATCATttgagacccttcttcatgtgccacaCCATGAGAGGTCTAGAGGGCGTAAACGCGAGAttaggccttttctgcggtggctccccattttgtGGACTGCTCTACGCAGAGAGGCTCAGCTGGCACCaccattatatatctttaggaaccaggcaaaaactttcctctataacctTAGTGCTATCGGTCAGTTTGGTTTATTGTGTTTAGCAAGAAGCCattacacacataaaaataataacaggAATACTGCACTGCTACTAATAATGGTTAACATTTCTACCCCCAACCCCTACCTCTTTAGCAATAATTGgcttttaactatctgtggccttttagaagtgggtgggatgtttttaatgtattcttcttcttcttggttttaTGGTTTAGCTAGTgtcatggtggggtgggggctgtctggttggttggttgtaagtcactttagGTTGCCGtgtgcaagataaagcaactaacatgtttaataaataataggaaCAATCTCCTTCACTTACGCTTGACTATGCTCAATTGTTTACTCCCTTTCTTGAATTCTTTAAATACTCTGtaatagtgtttgtttgtttgtgtgtgtgtgtgtgtgtgtgtgtgtgagagagagagagagagagagagagagagagagagagagagagcgctttggAACTATTATTGTACATACAAATGTATACAGATTTACTTAAGCTGGCAGATCTCCAGGTGGGGGGAACAAATCCTGCTTGGAATAAGCATGTTTTACTGATTGCAGCATGTTTCTCCAAAGCATTGAATAGTTCCCCTTGTTTATAGAATTCCCTGAATCACTAATCATGACTTTTGTTAATATTAACCATCTCCACTTCTAGGTGGAACCCCATGTGGTGAAAATTTGATGATGTCAAGTGTCCCTGTTCCATGGTCTAAAGTAACTCAAGAGTGGTACAACGAGGTGAATGATTTCCAGTACGGTGTTGGAAAGATCCGCCCAGGAGTCCAAACTGGCCATTACACTCAGGTAACTCAAACACCATTTTGTATCTAGTGCATCATTCAGCTAGTAAATCCATAGCTTGCTGCTGCCTGTAGAGCTGGAAATCCATATTTAGACGAATCTAAAAAGTCTGGGATagaaattttcatggccctctaacTGGAGCAAAGGAAGGTgtcatgacacccggggtgggcattgctacgtagggcgcatgtgcggcatcactACGTGCGACGCATGCACCATATGTAGCGccgccgcacatgcgctgtacgtaGCGGTTTGCCACCAGCAGTGCTCCAGTGCCATACAGACAGTGcagggatcctctgcttgcagctgcagccaCGAACGGAGGGTCCTCCGTTCGCGGCTGTAGCGGCAAAGGAGGGATCCTGGCACCGCCCGTAAGGTGCTGGAGCGGCGGTGCCAGCAAACCGCTATACAGCGTGTGTGGCGTCGCTACGTATAGCACATGTATGCGATGCCGCACGTGCGGTGTACTTAGTGGTTTGCTGGCAGCGCTGCTCCAGCGCCGGATGGATGGAGCGAGGATCCGCCGTTCGCTGCTGGAGCAGCAACAGAGAGATCCCGGCACCGTCCATACGGCGCTGGAACGGCGCCAccagcaaaccactatgtacagcgcatgtgcggcagCGCTACGTACAGTGCATGTGTGCGATGCCGcactgtacatagtggtttgccacTGGCGCCGGGctcctctgctcatggctgcagccgcaaacggaggattctccacatgcagctgtggcAGCACAATGGCTGCTCGCATCACCATGAGCCCCCACGGGgtgacttcttgtcacccccgCAGACATGGCACCCAGGGTGCACCGCCCCCTGCCCCCGTTGCGACGCCACTGCCTCTAGCAGCTATAGTGGCTCCTAGTAGGCTTCATTTGGTCCGAATCAACTATAGACTTCAGAATTAACACTAAATGCATTAGTTTTgttaaatgagccaccatagttgCTAGtaggctgtgaaaatttgtgtcctggacTCGCCTGcggtagtgctatttttctggaaagagaggtgctggaactcaccatgagcacctcccttagaatagcaatggcacccacctgagaggcgaACTGTAcagtctacccatgtactatctcaggcatctccaaactgcggccctccagatgttttggcctacaactcccatgatccctagataagaggaccagtggccagggatgatgggaattgtggtccaaaacatctggagggtcgaagtttggggatgcctgtactatctGAAGCCAAAGGGtgtattggttgccagatgtgaaatatattggcattttcAGCTCTCCCACCACACTACTGGGACTGTGcaaaagaaaagataaagaaaCCAAGGAAGGCTCTTGTGCCCCTAACAGGTGACACATTACATGGCAGGTCGACTGCTTTTGCTTTGGTGGGTCACTTTGGGCAGGCTCGGCCGCTCCCACATATTCCTATTCAAAGTTTTCACACAGGAAGTTCAGATACTGGATCATCGTTCTCTCTCCTACGCCTTTGCTTCTGTGGGTTCTTCAGGCACCCATGATGCCATTCATATTCACAgctatatatagaatcatagactcacagaactgtagagtaggaaggggcCCTGGGTGTCATTTAGTCtaatcccctacaatgcaggaatcttttgcccaatgtgaggcttgaacccatgaccctgagattaagagtctcgtgatctaccaactgagctattgctgAGCTGCGACTTCCATTGAAATTGTTATCTGgaaattgtttatttctttactATCGTAGTCCATTTCAAGGTGCTCCTAATTATACACAACAcaaagtggtgggtttttttagcgGGGCGAGTTCAAATGCTATTGTTAGATTCATGTTTTCCTGACTCAAAACAGTTAGATTCTAACTGTTTttcttgtgtgggtgtttttatATCTACAGGTGGTTTGGTACAGGTCTTATGAAGTGGGTTGCGCTGAGGCCGAGTGCCCTCAACAATCGCTAAAATACTACTACGTTTGCCAGTACTGCCCTGCGTATGTATCCTTCAGTCAGTCCATCATTAAACCTGCTAATCATTTCTTACCCAAGGTCTCTAAGGGACTTACAGCatttaaaacataaacaaaaaggCATTATACtataaaaacagaatgaaacaacTTCATTAAGAACCACAGGATGCATGGGCAACACACTAGTAATGTATTAACTCTGCATTTCAGTGGTTCCCAAGCAACTAGGAAACAAAAACAGCCAGGTCGTTCCTATTAGCTTTACGCCATTTGTCAGGAAATCAGGAAAAAACagcggatttttttttttaagggctgaGTCAAAACCCCTCAGAAAAGAATTTTCTGGCAATCTAtggaaaactttatttatttatttatttatttatttatttatttatttatttatttatttattggccctaagctactaaaggtaatggggccctttatctgTCCAGCTGTCAACAGCAAATtgatgctgttttttgtgttgaatatatgctatatcaggcacccccaagctgcggccctccagatgttttggcctacaactcccatgatccctagctaacaggaccagtggtcagggatgatgggaattgtagtccaaaacatctggagggccgaagtttggggatgcctgtgctatatggtaatttatggacctaaaaggtatctaaagccatttgcacataacaaagtaACTACTTTATCATACTTTgatattgttgaactgaaatacaattaagaaggtttttttcttttaatttttttttggggggccaagagggtggggccctaagctatagcttgttttttAGATTATACAGTACGTAAATCCGGCGCTGGAGACTTTCACTCCTCCTCTGGTGAAGATTCAGTGACAGGCCCTACCTAATTTCACCACCCCTTACGGCTTTGTGTACTGATGGATCCATTTTAACCTTACCTTCATATTGTTGCTGAAGGAACCAAAGGGCTGTGCCCCCACTCCTTGCAGCCCTCCTGCCTTAGCCCCCATAGATGCCGTCATGCACCAATATGCACCAACAGCACATTCACCATTAAGTGAGCCACAGTGCCTAAGAAGAGAATGTTCTCATTTAGTCATCTATATGTTTATTAAGCTTGTTGTAAACCAGGTGTGGGAACCACCAACCCAGACACCTAATTAGCTGTGCCTAAGCAACACACCTTGACTTCTCCCCACAAggcctgcattggctcccagcccGCCAGGTGCTAGATTTTGTCATTTGAAGAGTTCGTTGGCCGGTCTACCTTTTCCTGGACTTGAATAGAACAACTCATAGTAATAGGCCTAAGTGAACATACATTTGGCAGGCAAAGGAGATACTGCATCTCCTCCTCTTGCACTGCAAGCACAGAAGTGTTGGCTCCTGCTCAGTTTGACTGCCTGGCTATGTTCCCTGCTGGGAAGAGGGATGCTGCCAAAGTTCCTTCTTCCCACACAATGTCCCTTCTCCTGACAGTCCAAACCTTCTGGGAGGGCGATCCTATCGGTGCTGTCTCCACCCAGCTCATCCAAAGCCCAGGTCCACCTGAATTCGCCTGAATTAATCATTCAGGCTGAGGGCTTTAGCTGAAACCAGTTCACAGACCTGCTCCTCACATTGCACAATATTTGTGCTATAAGTTCATTGATTAAATAAATGGATTATAACTTTTCTAATTAAGAAATTCATTTACTGAGATTATACGATCATTCTAGTCAACTATACCCTTGTTTACTCGTTCACTTTCATCATTCCAGAGGGAACATAGTAGGATCAATTGAAAGGCCATATAAGTCTGGATCACCTTGTGCGGACTGCCCTGGCTCATGCGACAATGGATTATGCAGTGAGTAGAAATAACTTCAAATATTATCCTAATGCCTTTTTGTAGTTTAGAAATGGCACTCAATAAGAATGGATCCCAGTAAATTTGATGGAAGCTTATTCCCGAGTAGATGCAAACAGGATTGCAGACCCCATAGCCTTCCTTATTCTGTAGGTGGTTGCAGGGTGTCTATGTAAATGTTCTCGTGACCTGcacacagggccggtgctagggttttttacgccctaggcgagatcaccttctggcgcccccccagggggtgagagggggagagagagagtaagggagggagggagggagggaggagggggtgagagagaaatagcgagagagggagggagggaagagagagagaaggaagggagggagggagggaggggtgggtaagagagagagaaagaaagaaagaaggggagagaaaaagagggggagaggaagccgcgagggagggctccgtctgggccgctttccctcccccccaccccacagtgagccggggagaagggagacgcggcCGCCCGCCCCTGcaagaggtggcgacaggatcagcgccccgaaagctctcctttcggggcactcatcctgccaccgcctctcgcaagagcaggtttcctccgcccccgccccgccaAGCTAGCAAGGGCCcgctccattttggcgccctaggcaactgcctagttcgcctaaatggatgcaccggccctgcctGCACATCCACCCTTAAAAACATGCCCAATTTATTCTGGGTTACAACCAGGATTGCTCAGCTAATTACTAATTCAGTTCCTACATTTATTAAAACAAACTGCTaaataatgttttaagtgtgGGGGGGGTTTCTTTTAAATCACCTCCACTATATCAACTAAAAATGAAAGATTCTCTTGAGTTTGAATCCATGGGggcattttgtttttgctaaCTCTGATGCTTTTTGTTAACTCTGTTCTTGTCCTTTTCATTTTCAGCCAATCCTTGCAAATATTTTGATAAGTACAGCAACTGCGCTGAGGTAGTGCAATCGAGCGGGTGCAAGGGCAGCCTTGCGGCAGATTGTGCTGCTACTTGCAATTgccccactgaaataaaataGGGGGTCCTTCTACCTGATCTTCATTGAACTCTGCATTCTCATTTAATTTTCATCCTCCAGCATCTTCTATCAAATCCCATCCAAATGAAATTGGTTAACTTGTTTTTGAAACGGAAAACTCATAAAAAGTCTTGCATGCATGgatgttttcattcttttttcttttctttttttgcctaatGGGGAAGAATGGAAGTTGGGAGTAGGGTCTTACAGTCGCAGGAAAAATAACAGACACAGAGATGCAAAAGATCCCAAGGAGGACACAATGTATGACTGATTAAATGTGAATGGAAGGTGGACAAACGAAATGAAATCAACACAGCATTAGCAGCTGCTACACCTGGGCTCACACTGACATAACACAGGTGAAAAATCTCAAGCCAGAAAGAGAGTAAAAATTGATGAGTTAATTGAGTTTAGAATGTGagactgcacatgctcagatcaTTTTGCTGCAGTTTATCAAGGTCTGCAAACTGGCTTGTGTACCAGGAGTGGAACGTAGCAACCAAAGTCCAGAGGATGAGGAAATGTTTGCTTTCTTGGCTTTGCCATGAGTTTCTTCACAtcacattatttatgtatttatacacacacagacCCACATTTATATTGAACTTTTCCCCAGCAACCGGCAAATAGATGAGAAAGAAAAGGCTCTGATGTGATGCTGTAGCCCAGTGAAGCAGTACAAAAACAAGAGCTGGCATTCATTTTATGTGGTTCCTTTGTGGGAGCATAAAACTGGTAACCTACTTTCATGAGTGAGATATTGGAGGGCCAGGTACTCCAAACTGGAAAGATCCCAAAGCAAGTATATTTAGAGGTGTTGGGGAGAGAAGGGGCCAGAGCCAGGTGGGGGCCCTGACTCTTGTGCTCCCCAAACCATATAAATAAGAGACAAATAAGACTGGGTTTtgggtcaaaacaggccacaactttattgaatccagatgaaagaggtttggcttgggcatggggcaatctaaATAATTCTTGCTCGCCCACCGGAAGTGATGCGTGATAAATCCAGGcaggggttcctaagacttacatcaaatagggtgacccccACAGGGACCATTGTATGGGGAAGTGCCTTCAGCCATGACCTCACTGACTTGAAAGATAATCCAAGCATCTCTAAA
Encoded here:
- the LOC118082807 gene encoding serotriflin-like; the protein is MMSSVPVPWSKVTQEWYNEVNDFQYGVGKIRPGVQTGHYTQVVWYRSYEVGCAEAECPQQSLKYYYVCQYCPAGNIVGSIERPYKSGSPCADCPGSCDNGLCTNPCKYFDKYSNCAEVVQSSGCKGSLAADCAATCNCPTEIK